The following proteins are co-located in the Camelina sativa cultivar DH55 chromosome 12, Cs, whole genome shotgun sequence genome:
- the LOC104732090 gene encoding uncharacterized protein LOC104732090: MGCGKSKHDVVTGNYTKKIRKLPSEVESVKGKESETIERQESCRCGKKNDISNVVWSDQPEITVENNTKKPEEKNDVGDYDEKTAVEMKNGDKKPEEKETTDTSSPMKAVATIVPENIVTEETVNDVNETVPPVVVEEQKENSDIETVAEEEKSVEDNIDGDGDVDTEVPSTEVEEPKPDVEAPPVTTELEVLEIPTTENEETAAAENDETVETEHEEISAAENDQTAAAENDENVETVNDDETPVLKDEDKVDVEEENPADIAKEVESV, from the exons ATGGGTTGTGGGAAATCAAAACATGATGTTGTTACGGGAAACTACACAAAAAAGATCAGAAAATTACCTTCGGAAGTTGAATCAGTGAAGGGAAAAGAGAGCGAGACAATTGAAAGACAAGAAAGCTGTCGGTGCGGGAAAAAGAACGACATCTCCAACGTAGTTTGGAGCGACCAGCCAGAGATTACCGTAGAAAACAATACCAAGAAGCCGGAGGAAAAGAACGATGTAGGAGATTATGATGAGAAGACGGCGGTAGAGATGAAAAATGGTGACAAGAAACCGGAGGAAAAAGAAACAACGGACACTTCTTCTCCCATGAAGGCGGTGGCGACGATAGTGCCCGAGAATATTGTGACCGAGGAGACCGTTAACGACGTGAATGAGACCGTTCCACCGGTTGTCGTCGAAGAACAAAAGG AAAATAGTGATATTGAAACGGtggcagaagaagagaaaagtgtAGAGGATAAtattgatggtgatggtgatgttgATACCGAAGTTCCATCTACTGAGGTCGAAGAACCAAAACCGGACGTAGAAGCTCCTCCAGTCACAACGGAATTAGAAGTTTTAGAAATTCCGACCACCGAAAATGAAGAAACCGCAGCCGCGGAAAATGATGAAACCGTCGAAACAGAACATGAAGAAATCTCAGCCGCTGAAAATGATCAAACCGCAGCTGCGGAAAACGATGAAAACGTTGAAACAGTAAATGATGATGAAACTCCAGTTTTAAAGGATGAAGATAAAGTTGATGTTGAAGAG GAAAATCCAGCCGATATAGCAAAGGAAGTTGAGTCGGTATGA
- the LOC104732088 gene encoding monothiol glutaredoxin-S7-like, giving the protein MEKLQKMISEKTVVIFSKNTCCMSHTIKTLFLDLGVNPTIYELDEINRAKDIEQALAQLGCSPTVPVVFIGGQLVGGANQVMSLHLNRSLIPMLQRVGALWL; this is encoded by the coding sequence ATGGAGAAGCTACAAAAGATGATCTCCGAGAAAACGGTAGTGATTTTTAGCAAGAACACTTGCTGCATGTCGCACACAATCAAAACTCTCTTCTTAGACCTTGGTGTGAACCCGACAATCTATGAGTTAGACGAGATCAACAGAGCAAAAGATATAGAGCAAGCATTGGCTCAGCTTGGCTGCAGCCCAACCGTGCCAGTGGTGTTCATAGGAGGGCAACTCGTTGGTGGAGCCAATCAAGTTATGAGTCTCCATCTCAATCGTTCTCTCATTCCAATGCTTCAACGCGTTGGGGCTTTGTGGCTTTGA